One genomic segment of Candidatus Hinthialibacter antarcticus includes these proteins:
- a CDS encoding glycosyltransferase, whose amino-acid sequence MPTIWSYADPANRGFGLFKRLVLSALEAHGWTTRLALQPLLDPASKAKLRDDLLNNQPDWILLINQSAGQLYDYLEIENSRRPLPSKKLIWYLDDPEFFIDRPFEPYEYVFSFDETYLDGVKKHNPALYGFWPLAADMDAPGQYDARFACDVCFVGGAIDQSARREQLSPVMQNYVNELVELKLQHREKTFTDLSIEHPIEPGKCIQIQPQVANYLYWEANNRYRIRTLETLIDLDLRIYGNEDWPILLKDSPLLEKFHGPIDPVNELPHAFASAKINLNIHSVQCRGSLNQRDFNAPVAGGFLLSDWAPAAARYFAPGCEAAYWSDRDDLHAQVNYYLDHTDERRQIVQQGAHCVQNKHTYHHRVANLLEMLSGKI is encoded by the coding sequence ATGCCTACGATATGGTCATACGCTGACCCGGCAAACAGAGGCTTTGGTTTATTCAAACGCTTGGTTTTAAGCGCTTTAGAAGCGCATGGCTGGACAACCCGCCTAGCGCTTCAACCTTTATTGGATCCTGCCTCTAAGGCAAAGCTCCGTGACGATTTACTCAATAATCAACCGGATTGGATACTCCTTATCAACCAATCTGCTGGTCAACTCTATGACTATTTAGAAATCGAAAACAGCCGTAGACCGCTGCCGTCTAAAAAACTGATCTGGTATCTTGACGATCCAGAGTTTTTCATCGACCGCCCGTTTGAACCCTACGAATACGTATTCTCATTTGATGAGACCTACCTGGATGGAGTCAAAAAACACAACCCGGCGCTATACGGGTTCTGGCCCCTCGCGGCTGATATGGACGCGCCAGGCCAATACGACGCCCGTTTCGCCTGCGATGTTTGTTTCGTCGGCGGCGCCATCGACCAGAGCGCGCGACGCGAACAACTGTCGCCCGTCATGCAGAATTACGTAAATGAACTGGTTGAACTAAAACTACAACACCGTGAGAAAACCTTCACCGACCTCTCAATCGAACACCCCATCGAACCGGGTAAGTGCATTCAGATTCAGCCGCAAGTCGCCAATTATCTTTATTGGGAAGCCAACAACCGCTACCGCATCCGTACGTTAGAAACGCTGATTGACCTCGACCTGAGAATCTACGGCAACGAAGACTGGCCGATTTTGCTGAAGGATTCACCGCTACTCGAAAAATTTCACGGCCCCATCGACCCGGTGAACGAACTGCCTCACGCATTCGCCAGCGCAAAGATCAATTTAAACATTCACAGCGTCCAATGTCGGGGCAGTTTAAACCAGCGCGATTTTAACGCGCCCGTCGCAGGAGGCTTCTTGCTCAGCGATTGGGCCCCGGCGGCGGCGCGATATTTCGCTCCAGGCTGCGAGGCCGCCTATTGGAGCGACCGCGACGACCTGCATGCCCAGGTCAACTATTATTTAGACCATACTGATGAACGCCGTCAGATTGTGCAACAAGGCGCACACTGCGTTCAAAATAAACACACCTATCACCATCGCGTCGCGAACTTACTCGAAATGCTGTCAGGAAAAATATAG
- a CDS encoding cytochrome c biogenesis protein ResB — protein sequence MKPDIIVFLGKELYSFFASLKLAVILLLVFVVLLSYATVYESMHGTPAAQMAIYSTVWFDFLLFLLGVNVLCSAMIRFPWRKRKTGFVITHVGILVILLGALVTRKFGMEGQLMLTEGEIGKSLRMNDSILSISAPQLGVKETYNPNSYMKNGVPSGKSIQYKMGESGLVCYIDQYFDNPRSQEVVKEDGQVANPAIQVSLRRPELTESMSRQWMFALDTQRSQINFGMAKVNFKKANSQEELDKALSAPSQVAPGDSKGKLILSHGTAHVAATIDMSDLMSGPVEFEHHGETYRAEFISLIERGKIQDNQLVEDPEGALNPVARFKIIHGNVEETHMAFALFPEFGSMHGESGGGLSAAYEYPMDQDAGSQNRMDIIVGPEEKLHYRTMNTGGALVKGEIVIGEEINTSWNNLMLKVDQFYPKAKRDFVVVEAGEDAPGQRNNPLLKVRVAHNGREAEGYASYGNPKVLMVAGAPVEVYFGSQIVPLGFSVKLLDFRAPRYPGTNRPMRFESDVMLIDESNAIEEQHLVFMNNPLVYNNFKVYQSSYIEGKNGQPDVSIFTVARAPGTSTIYAGSIIMCLGMILIFGSKNFGYRRTSPFVSGAKQQGE from the coding sequence ATGAAACCAGACATTATTGTCTTCTTGGGTAAAGAACTTTACTCGTTTTTTGCTTCGCTCAAACTGGCCGTTATTCTTCTACTTGTGTTTGTTGTCTTGCTGAGCTATGCCACCGTGTATGAATCTATGCATGGTACGCCGGCGGCTCAAATGGCAATTTACTCGACGGTGTGGTTTGATTTTCTGCTCTTTCTGCTGGGCGTCAATGTGTTATGTTCAGCCATGATCCGTTTTCCCTGGCGAAAACGGAAGACGGGCTTCGTGATTACGCACGTTGGTATCCTTGTGATTTTGCTCGGCGCTTTGGTGACGCGCAAGTTTGGCATGGAAGGCCAACTGATGCTCACCGAAGGCGAAATTGGCAAATCATTGCGGATGAATGACTCCATTTTGTCAATTTCCGCTCCCCAGTTGGGCGTGAAAGAGACCTATAACCCAAATTCTTATATGAAAAATGGGGTTCCATCAGGAAAATCCATCCAATATAAAATGGGTGAAAGTGGACTGGTTTGTTATATCGACCAGTATTTTGATAACCCTCGTTCGCAAGAAGTGGTGAAAGAAGATGGTCAAGTTGCCAATCCCGCCATCCAGGTTTCGTTACGGCGTCCTGAGTTGACGGAATCCATGAGCCGGCAATGGATGTTCGCTCTGGATACGCAACGCAGCCAGATCAATTTTGGAATGGCCAAGGTCAATTTTAAAAAGGCCAATTCACAAGAAGAATTAGATAAAGCCTTGAGTGCGCCCAGCCAAGTTGCCCCCGGCGATTCAAAAGGCAAGTTGATTTTATCGCACGGAACGGCGCATGTCGCCGCGACGATTGATATGTCCGACTTAATGAGCGGGCCTGTTGAGTTTGAGCATCATGGCGAAACCTATCGGGCTGAATTCATCTCCCTGATTGAGCGCGGCAAAATTCAAGATAATCAATTGGTCGAAGACCCAGAGGGCGCCTTGAACCCCGTCGCCCGCTTTAAAATCATTCATGGCAACGTAGAAGAAACTCACATGGCGTTTGCGTTGTTCCCTGAGTTTGGTTCGATGCACGGCGAGTCGGGCGGGGGATTAAGCGCGGCGTATGAATATCCGATGGACCAAGACGCAGGCTCGCAAAACCGTATGGACATTATCGTGGGGCCGGAAGAGAAATTGCACTACCGCACCATGAATACCGGCGGGGCGCTGGTCAAAGGCGAAATTGTAATCGGCGAAGAAATCAACACGTCATGGAACAACCTGATGTTGAAGGTTGACCAATTTTACCCCAAGGCGAAGCGTGATTTTGTTGTTGTTGAAGCGGGAGAAGATGCGCCCGGTCAACGCAATAATCCGTTGCTGAAAGTGCGGGTCGCTCACAATGGCCGCGAAGCGGAAGGGTACGCCAGCTACGGAAACCCGAAAGTGTTGATGGTTGCCGGCGCTCCGGTGGAAGTCTATTTCGGCAGCCAAATCGTTCCGCTGGGCTTTTCAGTCAAGTTGTTAGATTTTCGGGCGCCGCGCTACCCCGGCACCAATCGTCCCATGCGCTTTGAAAGCGACGTGATGTTGATTGACGAGTCGAACGCCATTGAAGAACAACATCTCGTCTTTATGAACAACCCATTGGTTTACAACAATTTTAAAGTCTATCAATCAAGTTACATTGAAGGCAAAAATGGCCAGCCGGATGTTTCAATCTTCACGGTTGCCCGGGCGCCGGGAACTTCAACCATTTACGCAGGCTCGATCATCATGTGCCTCGGAATGATTTTGATTTTCGGTTCGAAGAATTTTGGATACCGTAGAACATCGCCCTTCGTTTCAGGGGCAAAACAACAAGGGGAGTAA